In Euphorbia lathyris chromosome 2, ddEupLath1.1, whole genome shotgun sequence, the sequence aatataattatggcataatacatcatttgccccttgaacttgtccaaaatagttgattggcttcctgaactttcaaagtgtcttgataaccccctgaacttatataaaatgtaatcaattaatcactcggttgtaaaaaaagtaagttaaatacggaagatatgttgcacgcatcttaaaaaagtaaaacaatcaaggccggggtatgcgattataatattagagaagaaaatgttttatagttgaataagtaagaaattcttttttaacatgttttaatctattttgtgaagtatgtgATAACATTCCAAGAcacgtgtaacatatcttccacatttgacttacttttttacaaccgaatgattaattcaTTACATTTTACGTCAGTTCAGGGGgataactaaatattttatgcaagttcagggggctatcgatacactttgaaagttcaggaggccaatcaaccattttggacaagttcagggggcaaatgatgtattaagtctaTAATTATTGTATTGATTAATGTTTTAACactattattaaattttaaatttaaaaactaCCCCTATTTTAAAAGGATTATGTCGTTGATTGATGACAAAAGTAGTTTAGTATTTGAAGAATTTGACACAATTGTAAACTTTTTAACAAGTATGAAACAGTTGTAACAAAGCCTTGAATTCTTGATTTACCCTAATAAAATGTCATTCAAAGAAACTAGGCCTAATTGGAATGAGATATGAAAATGGGCCGCAACATGTCCAAATTGTGAAGTAGGCTCTCTAGATAGGGGTGAGCAAAAAAACCGGTAACCGATTACCGAATCgataaccgaaccaaaattttagtttggttcggttattttaatattttggttcGGTACGGTTTTGATTTTAGCTTAATTTGGTAAtcggttatcggttcggttattgaaaaaaaaatatcggTGTAACCGATAACCGAccgaatttattatataaatataaacaatataattttatctttatatatatataaataaatagtccaaccctaaaaaatacacttttatctttgtatatatatattttagtttagtagcctttaatttattcaattgtaacttttatacaagaaaattaattaaataaaaatgtacaaaaatttaaatatttcaatttttcggttattcggtcggtaaccgaaccgaaccgaaaattttCGATTAAATCAAATTCGGTTACCAAacttattcggttcggttcggttcgattataaaaatagaataaattTCGATTCAGTTAACCGACAGTTCGATTCGattagtaaccgaaccgaaccgatgctcacCCCAATCTCTAGAAAACAAAAGCTGTGGCTGTGAAAAGCACACACATTCGTCTAATCTATCTATTGTTttgatttgtttttcaaaatcacggctctttctcttcttcttcttcctcttctcttcgGCCCTTTTATTTCCCAAAATTCTCGTCGGTTTCTTCAAATCCCTTGGATGTCGTTTTCCAAAAAAAACAATCCATTTTCCAGCCCACAATCCCTGTCTGAGTGGCTGAGGCCTCGTTTGCCTTCCGAGTCATTTGCCTCCTGGGGTGTGAAACCGGGGACGAAGAACGTTCATAACCTCTGGCTTGAGGTTTCACAGGGAGAGACGATTCTTGCTGACTCCACCCCTCCAATCCGTACTGTTAGTGTTGTTAGTGTCCggattattggtaaaaacaataaaattctTGTTGAATCGCATCAGGAATTATCAGATGGTAGTGTGCGGAATCGATGCAGACCCTTATCGGAGAAAAGGAAAGGCGATGAGAAGTTTGAAGGTGCGGTGTTTCGAGCTATCAAAGAAGAGCTTGGATCCTATGATGTGATGATTTTGGGTGATTCGTACAGGGAGAAAGTGGAGGAGCGTGATTCTCTTTCATACCCGGGTTTGCCGGCTCGTTATGTGTTACAGTGTGTGGATGTGAAGGTGGATGGATTGCCGGAGGAAGAGTTCTGTACAGATGAGGCGGAGGAGTATGCTGATTCGACTGCCGATAAAGCATTGTCTATAAAAAAGCACTTCTGGAAATGGGTTAGTTATGATTCGGTTCACTTTTGATTTCTGTATTGTATTGTCTAATCTGAGAACCAACTTAGAATTATATTTGTGGTTCCTTTAAAATAACCATTTCAGAATGCCCTCTTTTATCAAATGCTCCAATTGCCCTGTTTTTTCCAGGGAAACTGAGTGCTGTGAATTTGTTTTATTAACTGTGCTAATGCTAGTGAAAGGCTGGATAATTCATCTTATTACATTAAATGTATAAATCACATATGCTAGTGAAAGGGTGAAATCATATACAGTAGATACTCTATattagaataacctcccaattgttatacaaaagtTTGGTCCCAAGTGCTGAGAGTCTTTATTATaccaacctctatataggaataacctcccaattgttatacaaatagtccggtcccaagtgtattcctatatagaggttttactgtatcaAAGTGCGGCCGAATTCAAATCGAGCCCCAACagatttttatctaaaaatgctTAACCCAACTCGCTATTGATTTATGCCTCAGTCCATATATACTcatctaaatatatataatttttaataataaaaagtaaaatttatacttcaaaataaatattaatatataaatgataaGGGATATGGGGTAAACCCAATCCAGCTAAACCCAACCATAACTAAAGGGCCCCAAAGAAAATACTCCCCGCTTATAAAAAGGGAACAAGTCAGCCATCATAGAGGTCTGGACAATCTCTCTCTTATTTATTACCTCTCTATCTCTCTCATTATCGAACACTAACTTGATCGTCACAGTGGCTAGGGACCGTTCCTAGAACAGAGACGACGTTCGCATCCCGAAAACCCACAACTACTCCATATCTCTAATATTTAGctcaaaatagtttttacaccataaataccaaactaaaatttaataatCACAAAATcatttatcaattaattatcTCAAAAACCCAAACaagcaacatatatatatatatatgtacatatcaTTTTACAAAAGctaacttaatataaatgatatCGAAATAGGAAATAAATAAGCGTATAATGAATATTTAATAGTTATATActcccaaaataattttaataaatatattacatagctatatacatatatacacaagattgagtatcaaaaagttgagaaaaaagGGTTGAAAAGGCAATTCTaaaattccagcagctttagcgacggaaaatccgtcgctaaacaactattagtgacagaaacagcagaattacagaaacagtccaatacttttcagatttattaaaaaactTTAGATCcactctattctatcattttggtccccgaactacccaaatcgggtcatagtctatagcggagcctcccaaaacgatgttttatttcaaagcgttattcggaaatatttttaaaacctATATTTACAACgtcttaatcccgaactacccttaaatcaggtcacggttcgtgttgggactttaaaatgaggtttttatttcaaaacaaaataaaacatttatttaatacgagacgggaattaaataaatacgggaaaataaataaacctgataaataaataactaaataaataaataaagaaacaaaactataaataaaataaatagatgaaataaataaaacgagtctagtcctcggataatacctcaaggtCGGTATTGACGGCTTGATGTCGGTCGATTCcacgaattatgatttttttggtgttttttatgattttggtaaaatatttaacttttaggaatttttgattttttttaggaaaaaaaatatttttcccaaaaaaattcactttctctctctaaaaaatgttttagagtgagaagctctcccaAAAATCCCCCCTCCCAAATGCATGgagatccgtgccttttataggaaCGGATCCCGAaggttgggcgtcgcccgacgGGAGTTGGGCGACGCCCCACTCAAGTTGGGCGGACGCACAAccttagttgggcgaacgcccaacctctgttgggcgcgcgcccaatagccgttgggcgttcgccccacgaatgttgggcgttcgcccgacgtcgttgggcgtccgcccaacgaacgTTGGGCGTTCTCCCATCGAACGTTGGGCGACGTCCATCGTGcgtcgggcgacgcccaacgCTCGACGCCCACCGTCCGACCAACGCTCGGCTCGTCGGGCGGGCACTTGACGCGTCGCGCGTCGTTATTTTCGGAGCGACGTTGGTCATTCATCGGCCGACGCTCGACCCCGGGGCCCTCTCATTTATCGATATGACGATGAACGTGCCCGACCTTACTCAGGAAATGCTGAATTTGTTAGCGGGGCTATCACATGCCGGCTCTCCGAGTTTCcctttgatttttaaatttcttaactaatggaatcaaccgctttagccgtttgtcgtgggttttcgtcacaggtcctccgactcggtgtctatagttgcccctacttttctattttgacagtgatgtgtgtgttttgaaaacgtttttcgcgaacgcaacacatgcaatggaaatatattaaagtaaaagacacatatagagtaggaggagGAATACCTGATCTCTGCGCCGCATGCTCCTGCGTTGTCTTCAATCTTCACTTTGGCTGTCCCGTCCTTGCatctgaatcggctgccggcggacGCTCCTTCTggggaccctagtctctaaatcgaccgtaggtaaaatggctctttctagcaaccctggtctctaaatcgaccgcaggtaaaaatggctctctctagcaaccctggtctctaaatcgaccgcaggtaaaatggctctctctagcaaccctggtctctaaatcaccgcaggtaaaatggctctctctagcaaccctggtcatcgaccgcaggtaaaatggctctctctagcaaccctagtcctcgatcgcaggtaaaatggctctctctagcaaccctggtcatcgaccgcaggtaaaatggctctctttagcaaccctggtcatcgaccgcaggtaaaatggctctctctagcaaccctggtcatcgaccgcaggtaaaatggctctctctagcaaccttgGTCTCTAAATTGACcacaggtaaaatggctctttctagcgaccatggtctctaaatcgacccaggtaaaatggctctttctagtgaccctggtctctaaatcgaccgcaggtaaaatggctctttctagcgaccctggtctctaaatcgaccgcaggtaaaatggctctttctagcgaccctggtctctaaatcgaccgcaggtaaaatggctctctctagcgaccctagtctctaaatcgactgcaggtaaaatggctctttctagcaaccctggtctctaaatcgaccgcaggtgtgtagtgatgcatatagatgggtggatgtagcctaatctatggatgcgtgtaaccacctatgtgtgtgtatgcaggtgactgtgcgtgtgtttgagTGTATGTAAGCGTGGCCTATGCattttgctttatgcggatgtatggacaggtgtgtatgcaaactatgtatgtgcGGATGAGCTGGtcgaatggattcccttttcataggcttgagGGTTTTGGTAGTTTCAGATCGAGAAACGACGTTTCAGGCCATCCCCAGGGTGTGTAAGGATGAGGACGAGCATAAGTTTGATAAGGATGAGCTTGTGTCAAGGGGCTATCGCCTTTAACCCGAGATTGAtgtattcattttttccctaattttcgcttgagccgcccttttcgggttttcaactcaacgggatatctctgatattctctatctctccttttgcatgaaccgcccctaggggttttcaattcatcttttctatatctcacagattttctctatctctccttttgcttggatcgcctcttttgagaTTTTCAATCCAACTCTTTCTTTGTTcagtttttttcttcttcttttcttgatCGTAAATGATACGggatagcacagggggttcATATGTACGGGCCACTTCTATGCTGAAcatttgacgatgagttcatgcctgatgccttcgttaatggagaagcttccggagcGAGATGGATGGTGATCCGATTGCATGGTCATGCCCCTGATTGACGTTACCGTCTTGGTGTGGATGAGAAGTTGATGCGAGCGCGTGCCCCTGCaaactcgaggtgagatttcatgtgcATTCAAGCTAGGGATGCTGCCATTGGGAGTAGTcgcttcggtcgaagtttgactCTTGAGAGGACAACAGAGAAGCAGGGGAACCaaacttcatggagcatgagagagaagaataatatctttttgtttaattttttttttttttttagattttggaTTGGTTTATGGGTGTCGaggtgatttcagttgagatggggtgtctattgatgcgggtgctTTCATTGCAAATGCAACCATCTAGTTTAAATAAAACACTTGGCAAGCATACATTGAATTttttactgctcagtttattaaccactgtcaccaaagtatgccctttcgggttttcatatttcagttattttaactctctccttttacccccggaattttcaaataagcgccccgtggggttttcacttattggggtgtcccttattgttgcataggctgtcctttgcggattttcaacctattgggattctctttctttctttttttttttaattttcatgagaaAGATTCCTTGGTTCCTTTGAGATTGATCGTAGTTCTAAACTTCATCGCCGCCTTTGTCTTCATTCGACTACGTATTTGATCTTTCTTTGCTAAAGTAagcttttctcgtacatttgatcACCCATTTGTCGGGCCATGTCAACCACTCTGGCCACCTTGACGCCTCTTAGCCGATCACGttgaataattttcttttacttccgtCTGGTTTGACTTTGCCCctgggcctttttagcatcatccttttttcttttttctttttaactttgagtcatcatagacctaaaccctttcgttgatcctaGAACAGGGTCCTTTATCGCTGATAGGTCAGTTGCCCCCATCTTGTTCTGAATGGTGCACCCATGTACTTGTGTCCCCTTTGAGGGGAGAAATTTTTGGTTGGTGCCTTAGTGTTAGCACGGTTTTGggggcttgttgcttgctcctccttttcttttctttttctcttgttttggactttgttgattgtcgctcgGTCTTCTTTTTGGCacaagccggtgagaacccttcgtttgatgggtctatgcccgacttatcatcgtagagcCAGGGAATcacttctcatgatttatttcgttttttttactctctcaattttctctcttcggtggttaagtactgagcaataagtatattctagagcttacgttcgtgccatgatagaagcgggaatatctcaattgagtagatatcaaatgtaagtacgtatgtttaggataaatttgcggaaacgaaatttcattgaattcaaaaggaggttaataacatcttgtggaatagaagataaaataaaagacaaggataaagactacaagtgcaatcctctctctcatgctacttcaggaagcttcaGATTCTtccacttcataagtgtcctcaatctcgagaacttcttctttagctCATCCTAATCTGTTGTAGACTTCaccgttcaaggaacaagtcgaaggcttcGTCTGATGAGAAGGATCTGGGTCACTTATCTTTCCACTTTGATGAGATCTtgaatttcatgcttcaacctcattCAAGTACTTGTTTcatgaccatatttctggtggaagtggcagtagcccctgcgtttggCTAACTCATTGGTTTGACCTTCCGTGGCTGGTAGAGGATGAAGTATGTCGTgcattcgtagaccctccaacacttcaaataAGGGTTGGGTGAAAGTGGAGAACTCCCTTCCCTCCCCTCTATACTGAGCGGGTgatggagggcgaacaaccctggcaatctcatgtccccgatgaTGTGGAgcttgttgtgttcgtgaaacatggtgtgagGCTACCCTTagtggagtgaatgtttgtgggGTAGATTGTGATGCGaactggaacataggtttctctaCAGCAGTTTTCGGGATTTCTGCAACCAGTGACTCACTCAGGACCTCCcggaccaaccttttcagctctatcttgaattcatctgaagcaaggacattgggaagaactcgctcgatttctgctctaagattgaaatctcctatcatcccCTGGGAACTTTCAACCCCATCATTCTTAGCAacctccggatcattaagagcatgtttgaactcatcagaaaagatatatttggctaaagccccttgcacacggctctcaagattgtggtttgaattgctagactgggccatgagttgggtttctaataaggaaagagaaaggatgggtgagtggagctttttaggcattatgaatttttgatGATGCGATGCACGTGTGATGCGAATGCCagagctatctacttgtgcctcctatcgatggatgtatgatttatgcatgattcgtggtgtgcactttatttcttacaacacGATTTTGAATAGAGCTAAACCCCCTTTTTTTTATACCAGAGCTATCGGCATCACTTCGATCgtctgtgctaacttacctgtttaGAAGTGCGGATGCccgaaaccatttcaactgttatgcacacattagtatgaacccTACGAGTTTACTATACCATGCTTtacaagatgtacaatgttgaatgatgCTCGACACGACTGacgcttgtgagattgagacgaccctcaagataagtaaaattccctaggacgctaggtagatgagagtgtaccccgatgatatccgtgacgtgtagatacattggaggggtagcgacatgagtgggGGGGGGGTGACATACATAGTACATAGACAtgactcacgatctaaaaaacaacataagcgactatgtatgaggtgtatgtgagggattgTCATCATTGGTTGTAATGACATACTTCGAAGATACAGGGCGTTACACGGgctgatgtgacgctcatggtaCGTCCGAGACTTAAACAGACCATGATGGAGACGTGCGGGCAtgtgtccatagtttacttggcatcgatactgatagcagggaaccgcctttctgggaaacacaagCTTCCTAAAACAGGCCAACATAGGGGGTGTTCCTAAGctagaagcaagcgggacgTGACCACCACATAGGGGGCGTGGGTCAATGGTTAGTAGATGTACCAGCGGAATTTGGGTGTGCTATGTAGAAAGTGGTAACGCACGGGATGTGCCctaaacaggttaaggcataagggAGACGTGAGCGACATACGTGATGTGCACTAATTGTCAGCTTCTCttggaaagcaactattacaatGAGGGGTATTATTTGATGGGACAATGAACGTGGCATACCCGATACTCGAGGTCCGAATAGGATGCACATGTCAACATATGAAGTATGTGCCAgttattaactcctacttggTTTACTAATATCACGGCAGAGCGATTTGAAACCCGGTGCCTTTAGGAAATACGGTGACGTACATAGTGTGCttcagaggtagccaaaaggcatgatgggagtcACACTCGATGTGCCCCCATGGTTGACTTATACCACTTACGAACAATGTGATGGcctgattttgggatttcgaccGTTGCGGAGGAAATCAaacatgctaggtacgagacacgaatatGGTACACATACGACACACGTgttatctgaccaactttgggcatagatgaagcacagagatgactcaagaggtaTCTCCTAACAACATTGGAGGTGTCAGCTAGACACGATACCGACATGCAGGGTGCAATCTAAGAATTAACTCAAGCTAGAGATacaaatacctcgatgaatttgcggacatcggtgcatcgggtagaatgagaggtgtcctaatccgatcgaggtacCAACGAGACGGAAACGATGACTTACCTGGTATGTGTcaaaggtcaatttgtttcatagtGCAAACCCGACGatgatatgttttatgagaaccCCCAAAGATCTTATGTGGATACTTATGACGTATTTGGTCCACCACTGATATTTGAGATACCAGCAATGACACACATGGTAGACGTCGATAGTTCGACTGGAACCTATCACTATGAACAATTTGAGGAGCAACGAAGGTGCAAACCAAGACCTTCGAGataagtgccaaatgttggacttagacgcggtacgaacaactcgatactactgatacgagcgagacccaaatagcgacacatagggcatatgtctcagactcgtaaataaggcaattcggagtt encodes:
- the LOC136218487 gene encoding uncharacterized protein, translating into MSFSKKNNPFSSPQSLSEWLRPRLPSESFASWGVKPGTKNVHNLWLEVSQGETILADSTPPIRTVSVVSVRIIGKNNKILVESHQELSDGSVRNRCRPLSEKRKGDEKFEGAVFRAIKEELGSYDVMILGDSYREKVEERDSLSYPGLPARYVLQCVDVKVDGLPEEEFCTDEAEEYADSTADKALSIKKHFWKWVSYDSVHF